The region GCTATCGACGGCTTAAACAGCATGGGAGCCCCGATTTCGGTGCAAGCCATGGAAATAGCTATTGCCAAGGCCAGGACCACCGGCTGTGCTTTTGTCACCATTAACAACTCCAACCATAACGGCACCGCGGCTTACTTTGCCCGCAAGGCCTTAGCCCATGACATGATTGGTTTTTCCTGCACCAACGCCCCTTCCACCATGCCCCCCTGGGGCGGGATTACACCTTTCTTCGGCACCAACCCCTTTGCCGTGGCCATTCCGGCCGACAAGCAGCTGCCCATCGTAATGGATATGGCTACCAGCGTGGTGGCCCGGGGCAAGATCATCCTGGCTGGCAAAAACGGCAAAGAAATTCCCTTGGGCTGGGCCATCAGCAAAGACGGGGAGATGACCACCGACCCCAAGACAGCCTTGGAAGGCGCAGTTCTGCCTTTTGGCGAGTACAAGGGCTCGGCTATCGCCCTCCTGGTCGACGTTTTAAGCGGTATTCTCTCCGGCGCGGCCTTTGGTCCCCATATCGCCAGCCTGTACGAAAACTTTACCGACCCCCAGAATGTGGGCCACGCCTTCGGAGTTATTGATATCAGCAAGTTTGGCCCGGCAGACAAGTTTAAACAGCGGATTGACCAGATGATTTTAGAAATGAAAGCCCTGCGCCCAGCCAAGGGAGTAGACCAGATCAAACTCCCTGGCGAAATCGAGCACTTTACCAGAGAGCGCCGCCTGACCGAAGGCATCCCCTTATCCCGCCCGGTCCTTAAAGAGCTGAAAGAACTCGGCACCCTCTGCGGCGTCCCCTACACCCTGGAGTAGACAAGGGGACGGTTCTCCTGTCTGGGTTTTTGGATCTTACCCATCTACCCTAAGTTCATCCCGAAATATATCAAGGGGCAGGGAGTTATGCTTTTCGGCAACCCCTGCCCCTTTAATTATTTAGAAATCAAAAAGATCGCCTAGCAAAGACTTGCGCTTGCGCTTGCCCCGATCCCGGTCGTCCCAATCGTCCCGATTCCGATTCCGGTCATCCCGATCCCGGTCAACCCAGTCATCGGCAGCAGTCTCAGGCCGGCGGGTGGCTGTGGCTGGCCGCTGGGATGCGGATAATTCGATAATCTTATCCAGCTCACCCCGATCAAGCCATATCCCCCGGCACTTGGAACAGTAGTCTATTTCCACACCTTGGCGCTCAGTCATCTTTAGTTCCACATTAACACAAACCGGACACATCATAGTCTAAATTACCTCCCTTGAATGCGGCACCAGCGCAACAAACCATATGTTCCCCTGATGCCTTTATTTATATTACTACCATAAATTGCCGATGAATGCAACTCCGACAGACAAGGGGACAGACAAGGGGACGGTTCTCCTGTCTAACTCCTATCTAAGTTTTCAGGATCTTGTTAACCTTATCCTTGTTCATACCGGTAATTAACGCAATTTTCCTGATTGAAAAGTTGGTTATTTCTTTGAACTCCTTGATTAATTCATCTGAAAGCTGTTCTTCAGACCAGTTATCTAATTTTATCTCTCGCTCCTGAAGCAATTTCCTAAAGATTTCTTTTGCTGAATACACATCTATATCTTCCTTTTCTTCAGGTAAATCAATGTATTCTTGGTCTACGTCCTGGCTCATAAACCTTATAAACTCTAGCTTAGAGGCTTCCTTGCCTGTCGCTAAAAGGGCAAGAATTAATTCCGTATCAACCATTTTTCTGTAATAATTGTTTTCGTCTAAATAGCATTCATAGCTGCTCCACCTATATTCTCCGGCTGACTTAACCTTGCCTGCTTTAACGGGGTTTTGATGTATATATCTTGCTAGTGAGAGAATATCCCTATCCTGCTCTACTACCTCACTCTTAAATCTGTCCTGAAATAGATGGCCTACTCTTTTATACTTATCATTAAAATAATAAACGTAGCTCACGGAAATACGTTTCATTATTGTAGCTATGTTCTCAGTACCTTCACTCAACATTAAATGGAAATGGTTATCCATGAGACAAAATGCATGAAGATAAAACCTGTCTCCATGTTTCTTATTGTTTAGGATCTCTAAAAAGCGGTGTTTATCATCATCGGCCAAAAAGATGTTTCTTTTCTCGTTCCCTCTAGCCATTACATGGTAATA is a window of Syntrophomonadaceae bacterium DNA encoding:
- a CDS encoding Ldh family oxidoreductase produces the protein MSEDVLIKADPLRAYCTDLFVSQEMPREDAHIIADSLVEANLTGVDSHGVSRMGIYIKRLQEKMVNTKAQIKLISDYPAAAAIDGLNSMGAPISVQAMEIAIAKARTTGCAFVTINNSNHNGTAAYFARKALAHDMIGFSCTNAPSTMPPWGGITPFFGTNPFAVAIPADKQLPIVMDMATSVVARGKIILAGKNGKEIPLGWAISKDGEMTTDPKTALEGAVLPFGEYKGSAIALLVDVLSGILSGAAFGPHIASLYENFTDPQNVGHAFGVIDISKFGPADKFKQRIDQMILEMKALRPAKGVDQIKLPGEIEHFTRERRLTEGIPLSRPVLKELKELGTLCGVPYTLE
- a CDS encoding zf-TFIIB domain-containing protein — protein: MMCPVCVNVELKMTERQGVEIDYCSKCRGIWLDRGELDKIIELSASQRPATATRRPETAADDWVDRDRDDRNRNRDDWDDRDRGKRKRKSLLGDLFDF
- a CDS encoding transposase → MPRHQRIKSDSGYYHVMARGNEKRNIFLADDDKHRFLEILNNKKHGDRFYLHAFCLMDNHFHLMLSEGTENIATIMKRISVSYVYYFNDKYKRVGHLFQDRFKSEVVEQDRDILSLARYIHQNPVKAGKVKSAGEYRWSSYECYLDENNYYRKMVDTELILALLATGKEASKLEFIRFMSQDVDQEYIDLPEEKEDIDVYSAKEIFRKLLQEREIKLDNWSEEQLSDELIKEFKEITNFSIRKIALITGMNKDKVNKILKT